A region of the Candidatus Methylacidithermus pantelleriae genome:
TGAAGCTTGAGACACAAAGGACACGACGACTTCCATAGTTGGGCAACACATGGGGTCGATCGACTGGGAGACTGGGTGGCCAGGGAAAAACCAGAGTTTGGGTGGTCAATGGGATTCCGGAAGCCTCACACCACTGAAGATATTCCGTTCGGACGGCCTGCGAGGGGCAAATCACGGCGTACGCTTTGGGGAGTTGTTGCAAAAAGGAAACAAAATAAGAGAGGGAATGAGAGCGGGCTTGTCCGGTGTGCAAGGGGATAAGATCGTGGAGGACGGCAATCCAACGAGTTCCTCGCGTGATCCACGCCTGGAGAAACTGGGAACGCGTGTCCATCACATTTTCCAGTGTAAAGAGATAGACCCCGTTTTGGGAAAAGATCTCGCGTCCGACGCGACGGTAAGCATGATCCCAGTGTTGAGCTAGTCGGCCGAAGAAAAAGGAAAGTCCGACCGGTTCTTGTCCTTGTTGCCCTTGGGGAAGCAAGGGGGAAGAAAGCAAAAATTTTTCCCTCGGAGAAAGCCTTGCGTAGAGCCGCCAAAGAGGATCCCATACCAGTGGGATTACCTGGTAACGGGCCGAAAAATGGTGGTAAAAATAGCGGATCCAGCGTTCCACACCGGTGTGTTTGAGCGAGCGGGTAGCTGCTGTGACATCGACTAGGATCATTACGCTTTCTTTCTTCCAAGTATATTCCTAATCCACGAAGGGCCCAGGCCAACTGGATCCCATGGGAGGGAAGTTTTTGACGGATTGTTCCAGGTGCTGGCCATTTCTTAAAAACCAAGGGAGGGAAGAGTCATGGAAATCTACCTTCGCTATTACGGTCATGCTTGTTTTTCGATCGAGGCGGGAGAGACCATTCTTTTATTTGATCCCTTTATTCGTTCCAATCCTTTGGCCGCGGGCAAGGTAGACCCGCTTGCGCTTCGGCCCCATTACATTCTGGTCTCTCACGGGCATAGGGATCATGTGGAAGACACCTCCTGGATTGCGGGTTTATCCCAAGCTCAGGTGGTGGCAAACTTCGAGGTGGCGCAATGGTTGGAGCGCCAGGGAGTCAAGCGTACTTATCCCATGAATTTCGGGGGAGTTCTGCGGTTTGTGGGAGGGGAGGCTCGCTTTGTTCCCGCAGCCCATTCGTCGAGCTTACCCGATGGCAGTTACGGCGGAAACCCCGGGGGTTTTGTCCTTATGCTGGAAAAAAAGACTCTCTACTACAGCGGAGATACTTCTCTTACGAGCGAAATGGGGCTTTTGGGAGAACTCTACTCCCCAGAGACGTCGATTTTGCCCATTGGGGGAACGTTTACTATGGACATTGAGGAAGCCGTCCATGCCGCCAGGTTTTTGCGGAGCCGGCGGGTCGTTGGTGTTCACTACGACACGTTTGAGGCCATTCGGATTGACCACGAAAAGGCCCGCAACACGTTTGCCGCGGCGGGAATCGAGCTCCAGTTGGTACCCATCGGAGAAAGCATTAGATTGTAAAGGTAGCGGGGGAACGGTTTTGGAAACCGTGGATCCTTGCTGCCTCCAGGACACGCGTCTTTTTCGGAGAAAAGCGGGACCAGGACCGGAAAAGAGGCTTTTCCTCGAGAAGGATGGCACGGTAACCCAAAGCGCTAAGGTCCCGTGAAAGAAGGTCCAGGCCTATGAACCGTCTCGCTGAGCAGAAGAGCCTCTATCTGCGCCAGCACGCAAACAATCCGGTGGATTGGTACCCATGGGGAGAGGAAGCGCTGCGCAAGGCCAGGGAGGAAAACAAGCCCATTTTTCTTTCCATCGGATATGCCAGTTGTCACTGGTGTCACGTGATGGCCAAGGAGTCGTTTGAGGATTCTCAGATTGCCCAGTTGCTCAATGAGCGGTTTGTTCCGGTCAAAGTGGATCGAGAAGAGCGACCGGACCTTGACGAGTTATACATGGCCTTTGTTCAGGCCACGACAGGCCAGGGAGGGTGGCCCCTTTCGGTTTGGCTAACGCCGGATCGAAAACCTTTCTATGGAGGCACCTATTTTCCCAAGGACGACCGGTGGGGCCGCCCTGGGTTTGGGAGGGTGCTGGAGCGAATCGCTTGGCTTTGGGAAAACCAGCCCGAGCGTTTGAGAGAGCATGGCGAGCAAGCGGTTCAACGTCTTAAAGAACTTTTGCATTTGCGGGGCGATTCCGGGGGAGAGGAAGCGGTAGGGAGCTTGCCCGCAGAAATTGTGGAAAACGTTTTCCAAGCGTTTCGCCAAGATTTTGATCCGGTTCACGGTGGTTTTGGCGGAGCTCCAAAATTTCCGCGGCCTTCGATTCTTTTCTTTCTTTTCCGCTATGCTGCCTGGAGACGACCGGTGGATCCCCGGGCCGGAGAGGCCCTGGGCATGGCTTGTAAAACCCTCGAGGGGATGGGACGGGGAGGGATTCGGGACCATTTGGGAGGAGGTTTTCACCGATACGCCGTGGATGGAGCGTGGAAGGTACCGCACTTTGAAAAAATGCTCTACGATCAGGCGCAGCTGGCCCTGGTTTACCTGGAAGGGTTTCAATGGACCGGTGCAAGAGAGTGGGCGGAAGTGGCTCGAGAGACCCTCGAGTTTGCACTGCGGGAGCTCGCTTCTCGCGAGGGAGCTTTCTATTCTTCCTTGGCTGCCGATAGCCCCGATCCCCAATCCGGAGGAGAACCGAAAGAGGGAGCCTTTTACCTGTGGACACTGGAAGAGCTAGACAGCGTGCTCGAGGAGCCTCTCCGGGAACTGGTCCACCGGTTTTACGGCCTTTCCCCGGAGGGGAACATTCCGCAGGAGGTGGATGCGCACGGGGAGCTTCGGCGTAAAAATGTCTTGTGGCAGGCCGCTATGCTGGAGGAGGTGGCCCAGGAACTGGGTCTTTCGAGAGAAGAAGCATCCCAGTTGCTCCAACTGGCCAGAAGGCAATTATGGGAAGCACGCGAGAGGCGCCCCAAACCTTGGGTCGATGACAAGATTGTGGCAGGCTGGAACGGGTTGATGATCTCGGCCTTGGCAAGGGTGGGGACCGCCCTGGAGGAGGCCGTTTTTGTGGAATGTGCCGAAAGGTGTGGGGAGTTTCTCTGGTCTCAATTCTGGGATCCCCTCAATGAGCGCTTGTTTCGGATCTACCGCAATGGCGTTTCCGATATTGGGGGGTTTGCGCTCGATTATGCCTGTGTGGTCAGCGGGTTTTTAGAACTCTTCGAGGCTACCGGGCGGGAAGAGTGGCTTGAACGCGCCTGCCGCGTGCAACACTCCATGGACCGCCGGTTTTGGGACGATGGAGAAGGCGGTTATTTTGCGGCAGAGGAAGATCCTTCTCTTTGGTTGCGGCTCAAAGAGCGATATGATGGCGCGGAGCCGGCACCTCAATCGATAGCCTTATCCAATCTTGTGCGCCTGTCCAGCTGGACTGGGGAGAAAACGTACTGGGACCGGGCGGAGGCCTTGGTACGTGCCGAAGGAAAGATCCTCCAACGCTTTCCGGAAGCACTTCCATGGTTTGCCGGTGTCCTTCCGCGGCTAGAAGCCCCCCCTACTCAGCTGGTTTTAGTGGCAAGCCATTGGGATGACCGGGCACGGGAATTAAAGAAGGCTCTTTTTGAGCGATTCCTTCCTTTTGTGGAAAAAGTCTTGGTCAGCCGGCCAACTGGGACGCTGAGGGAAGTAAGAGACAGGGTTGCGAACGAACTTCAGTGGCTCCCGAAGGACGATCCAGGGCCGTCCGTATATATCTGTCAAAAGGGAGCCTGCCAGGTTCCCATCCGCGATCCACGGATTTTTGAGGCAACCCTTAAGGAGCTTGCACCAAGAACTCCAGAGGAGGTCGCGCCCGCTTATGGTTGATCCACGCCACGTCGTCTTTCATGCAACCCGGTATCGAGAAGAGATGGAAAACCGGGGGATGGATCCTTCGGTGGTGGATGAGTTCGTAAGCTCTTACAACCAATGGCGAAGCCATCTGGCCGAGTGCGAGAAATGCCTCGCAGAGAAAAATCGTCGAGCCCGGGCGTTTCTTGAGGTCCCTCCGGAAAAAAAACAGAGTTATCTGGAAGAGTCCAAACGGTTATCCCTTCGG
Encoded here:
- a CDS encoding metal-dependent hydrolase; translation: MEIYLRYYGHACFSIEAGETILLFDPFIRSNPLAAGKVDPLALRPHYILVSHGHRDHVEDTSWIAGLSQAQVVANFEVAQWLERQGVKRTYPMNFGGVLRFVGGEARFVPAAHSSSLPDGSYGGNPGGFVLMLEKKTLYYSGDTSLTSEMGLLGELYSPETSILPIGGTFTMDIEEAVHAARFLRSRRVVGVHYDTFEAIRIDHEKARNTFAAAGIELQLVPIGESIRL
- a CDS encoding thioredoxin domain-containing protein produces the protein MNRLAEQKSLYLRQHANNPVDWYPWGEEALRKAREENKPIFLSIGYASCHWCHVMAKESFEDSQIAQLLNERFVPVKVDREERPDLDELYMAFVQATTGQGGWPLSVWLTPDRKPFYGGTYFPKDDRWGRPGFGRVLERIAWLWENQPERLREHGEQAVQRLKELLHLRGDSGGEEAVGSLPAEIVENVFQAFRQDFDPVHGGFGGAPKFPRPSILFFLFRYAAWRRPVDPRAGEALGMACKTLEGMGRGGIRDHLGGGFHRYAVDGAWKVPHFEKMLYDQAQLALVYLEGFQWTGAREWAEVARETLEFALRELASREGAFYSSLAADSPDPQSGGEPKEGAFYLWTLEELDSVLEEPLRELVHRFYGLSPEGNIPQEVDAHGELRRKNVLWQAAMLEEVAQELGLSREEASQLLQLARRQLWEARERRPKPWVDDKIVAGWNGLMISALARVGTALEEAVFVECAERCGEFLWSQFWDPLNERLFRIYRNGVSDIGGFALDYACVVSGFLELFEATGREEWLERACRVQHSMDRRFWDDGEGGYFAAEEDPSLWLRLKERYDGAEPAPQSIALSNLVRLSSWTGEKTYWDRAEALVRAEGKILQRFPEALPWFAGVLPRLEAPPTQLVLVASHWDDRARELKKALFERFLPFVEKVLVSRPTGTLREVRDRVANELQWLPKDDPGPSVYICQKGACQVPIRDPRIFEATLKELAPRTPEEVAPAYG
- a CDS encoding glycosyltransferase; amino-acid sequence: MILVDVTAATRSLKHTGVERWIRYFYHHFSARYQVIPLVWDPLWRLYARLSPREKFLLSSPLLPQGQQGQEPVGLSFFFGRLAQHWDHAYRRVGREIFSQNGVYLFTLENVMDTRSQFLQAWITRGTRWIAVLHDLIPLHTGQARSHSLSYFVSFLQQLPKAYAVICPSQAVRTEYLQWCEASGIPLTTQTLVFPWPPSLPVDRPHVLPNYGSRRVLCVSSFNERKNHRTLLHACEILWKKGCSFQLVLVGRIGKGFESTVEELRQHCRREGWPVLWFHHVDDETLVRLYGEASFTVFPSLDEGFGFPILESTWLGRPCICSREGASGELAAAGGCLVTDVHSPEKLSSAMEELLTSPATYQRLFEECKRRPFPSWDSWIQTFAHELGLPVSELHPESKP